Proteins encoded in a region of the Malaciobacter mytili LMG 24559 genome:
- the ruvA gene encoding Holliday junction branch migration protein RuvA produces the protein MIVGLEGKIERKEPTLLHINVNGIIYEVFVSLNCSSKITKNEVKLFVTHIIREDAQNLYGFVDINEKKLFDTVIKINGVGPKVGLAICSTFTPSSFSQIVSSNDISMLKRVPGIGPKGASRILVELSGFVIDFNEHDANSSNASLEASLALETLGFKKDIVSNILKSCTSTTTSELVKEALKKLQK, from the coding sequence ATGATTGTTGGTTTGGAAGGTAAAATTGAGAGGAAAGAGCCTACATTACTGCATATTAATGTAAATGGAATAATCTATGAAGTATTTGTTTCTCTTAATTGTAGCTCGAAAATAACGAAAAATGAAGTGAAATTATTTGTAACACATATTATTCGTGAAGATGCTCAAAATTTATATGGTTTTGTAGATATAAATGAAAAAAAACTTTTTGATACAGTTATTAAAATAAATGGAGTTGGGCCAAAAGTTGGCCTTGCAATTTGTTCTACTTTTACACCTTCTTCTTTTTCTCAAATAGTAAGTTCAAATGATATTTCAATGCTTAAAAGAGTTCCTGGTATTGGACCAAAAGGTGCAAGTAGAATTTTAGTTGAATTATCTGGATTTGTTATTGACTTTAATGAACACGATGCAAATAGTTCAAATGCTTCACTTGAAGCTTCATTGGCTTTAGAAACTTTAGGGTTTAAAAAAGATATAGTATCAAATATATTAAAAAGCTGTACAAGTACAACTACAAGTGAACTTGTAAAAGAGGCTTTAAAAAAATTACAAAAATAA
- a CDS encoding DoxX family protein, which yields MTSCENRLACVLNENIGKLILRLSIAGLMLFHGFFKLFNGIDGIKFLVTQAKLPEFIAYGVYLGEIIFPILIIIGLFTRISSLFFALTMFFAIFLAHSTDIFTLEETGGLVIELPLIYLLISISIIFIGAGKYSLDAKYRK from the coding sequence TTGACAAGTTGCGAAAATAGATTAGCTTGTGTTTTAAATGAAAATATTGGTAAATTAATCTTAAGATTAAGTATAGCAGGACTTATGTTATTTCATGGTTTTTTTAAACTTTTTAATGGAATTGATGGAATAAAATTCCTAGTTACACAAGCAAAACTTCCTGAATTTATAGCTTATGGTGTTTATTTGGGGGAAATTATTTTTCCAATTTTGATAATCATTGGTTTATTTACAAGGATTTCATCTTTATTTTTTGCTTTAACAATGTTTTTTGCCATATTTTTAGCCCATAGTACAGATATATTTACTTTAGAAGAAACAGGTGGTCTAGTAATTGAATTACCTTTAATTTATCTATTAATTTCTATTTCAATAATATTTATAGGAGCAGGTAAATATAGCCTAGATGCAAAATATAGAAAATAG
- a CDS encoding TetR/AcrR family transcriptional regulator, protein MPKIVNFDEKIDFICEKAYEEFIKNGVNNFSLNKFIESLNMSKGQFYYYFKTKEELIFEVIDKKSEKFFIDTEKEINEAQTFSEKLLALFSFYLVLSDPENKSFDKLMKDTFYMYLNVENEFIKEKNAECYDYLFSVTNEIFDDMIAKKVLKENAKNFIPSLIATADGMYLQSMILENYDLKKNLIDYIKMLEDLLKR, encoded by the coding sequence ATGCCAAAAATAGTTAACTTTGATGAAAAAATTGATTTTATATGTGAAAAAGCATACGAAGAATTTATAAAAAATGGAGTAAACAATTTTTCTTTAAATAAATTTATTGAGTCTTTAAATATGTCAAAAGGACAATTTTATTATTACTTCAAAACAAAAGAAGAGTTGATTTTTGAAGTAATTGATAAAAAAAGTGAAAAATTTTTTATTGATACGGAAAAAGAGATAAATGAGGCTCAAACATTTTCTGAGAAACTTTTAGCTCTTTTTTCTTTCTATTTAGTTCTATCAGATCCTGAAAATAAATCTTTTGATAAATTAATGAAAGATACATTTTATATGTATTTAAATGTGGAAAATGAATTTATAAAAGAAAAAAATGCTGAGTGCTATGATTATTTATTTAGTGTTACAAATGAAATCTTTGATGATATGATTGCAAAAAAAGTTTTGAAAGAAAATGCTAAAAATTTTATTCCAAGTTTAATTGCAACAGCAGATGGAATGTATCTGCAATCTATGATTTTAGAAAATTATGACTTGAAAAAGAATCTAATTGATTATATTAAAATGTTAGAAGATTTATTAAAAAGATAA
- the truD gene encoding tRNA pseudouridine(13) synthase TruD, whose product MTNLQRYLNHSKIDVVFKQSKEDFVVTEIPLYDFSNEGEHLIIKFRKKDLTTWDALSIFANHFGCKSRDIGYAGLKDKNAMTVQHISVHRKFEEKLATFSHDQIKILDTTYHNNKIKIGHLKGNKFFIRLKRVNLVDAKKIEQVLGQIATLGMPNYFGFQRFGIEQNNYEKGEAIINGTLKEKDRKLKQMYINAYQSYLFNNWLSKRIEISKLIDAFEPKEIYEKISLPLDLVKSMKKQAHPFKILTGDLMSHYPYGKIFHAQELEAEAEKFYNRDRVPTGLLCGKRVKKSIDEALTFEEEFTKNIPEDGARRFAWIFPEEVESNYKEDKNWMELQFYLPKGSYATELISELIH is encoded by the coding sequence TTGACAAATTTACAAAGATATTTAAATCATTCAAAGATTGATGTTGTTTTCAAGCAAAGCAAAGAGGATTTTGTTGTTACAGAAATACCTTTATATGATTTTAGCAATGAGGGTGAACATTTAATTATTAAGTTTAGAAAAAAAGATTTAACAACTTGGGATGCTCTTTCAATTTTTGCAAATCATTTTGGTTGTAAAAGTAGAGATATTGGATATGCAGGATTAAAAGATAAAAATGCAATGACAGTTCAACATATCTCTGTGCATAGAAAATTTGAAGAAAAACTTGCTACTTTTTCCCATGACCAAATAAAAATTCTAGATACTACATATCATAATAATAAGATAAAAATTGGGCATTTAAAAGGCAATAAATTTTTTATTAGATTAAAAAGAGTAAATCTTGTAGATGCAAAAAAAATAGAACAAGTTTTAGGACAAATTGCCACTTTAGGTATGCCAAATTATTTTGGTTTTCAAAGATTTGGAATTGAGCAAAATAATTATGAAAAAGGTGAAGCGATTATAAATGGGACTTTAAAAGAAAAAGATAGAAAATTAAAGCAAATGTATATCAACGCTTATCAAAGTTATTTGTTTAATAATTGGCTTTCAAAAAGAATAGAAATCTCTAAGCTTATTGATGCTTTTGAGCCAAAAGAGATATATGAAAAAATATCTTTACCTTTAGATTTAGTAAAAAGTATGAAAAAACAAGCCCATCCTTTTAAGATATTAACAGGGGATTTAATGTCTCATTATCCTTATGGAAAGATTTTTCATGCCCAAGAGTTAGAAGCTGAAGCTGAAAAATTTTACAATAGAGATAGGGTACCTACAGGATTACTTTGTGGAAAAAGAGTAAAAAAATCAATAGATGAAGCATTAACTTTTGAAGAAGAGTTTACTAAAAATATCCCAGAAGATGGTGCTAGAAGATTTGCTTGGATTTTTCCTGAAGAAGTTGAAAGTAACTATAAAGAAGATAAAAATTGGATGGAACTTCAATTTTATTTACCAAAAGGTTCTTACGCTACAGAGTTAATTTCAGAATTAATTCATTAA
- a CDS encoding class II SORL domain-containing protein: MPKINKYVDIDTVEREAKKDLIDRHSPFIHCNETAKAGEPFEVTVKMGNEYTHPDDFDHYIESVSLFNGETLLAKATYVPGTLGNVKAHNTTTFTIIPTGKKLNLVAHGYCTKHGIWEGTPVTVEVAE; the protein is encoded by the coding sequence ATGCCAAAGATTAACAAATATGTTGATATAGATACTGTTGAAAGAGAAGCGAAAAAAGATTTAATTGATAGACACTCGCCATTTATTCACTGTAATGAAACTGCAAAAGCAGGAGAGCCATTTGAAGTAACTGTAAAAATGGGTAATGAATATACTCATCCAGATGATTTTGATCACTATATTGAGTCTGTATCATTATTTAATGGGGAAACATTATTAGCAAAAGCTACTTATGTACCTGGAACATTAGGAAATGTTAAAGCTCATAATACTACAACTTTTACAATTATTCCAACTGGTAAAAAACTTAACTTAGTTGCTCATGGATACTGTACTAAGCATGGTATCTGGGAAGGTACACCCGTAACAGTAGAAGTTGCAGAATAA
- a CDS encoding methyl-accepting chemotaxis protein, with the protein MEENFAIISFEPNGKIIHANDNFLNALGYKLNEVVGNHHRIFCDKTYTNSKAYTKFWNDLANGISQIDEFERFKKDGTSIWIQASYTPVKNKSGKVTRVIKFAQDITDSKKVIDAVKNSIDLAKTGIMKQTITESTKNEGIENLKNGINELYQIVSSKVDGDLNKISTSLTSFQNLNFTHRISGDLGEVSIGLNNLADIINEMLVENKSNGLTLDESSNILLSNVDKLNISSNEAAASLEETAAALEEITSNIRNTTSNIAKMSSLSNNVTTSASQGEKLASKTTVAMDEINTQVSLITEAISIIDQIAFQTNILSLNAAVEAATAGEAGRGFAVVAQEVRNLASRSAEAAKEIKNIVETAKSKADEGKEIASHMIDGYKELNQNIQQTITLISDIEMSSKEQLTGIEQINDAVTQLDQQTQQNAQIASQAHDVAQITDNIAKLVVNDANTKEFIGKNEVKAKNINLNKSNSHNSNSIYQSSKKTPIKVERSKTITPKNNNDEWESF; encoded by the coding sequence ATGGAAGAAAACTTTGCAATTATATCTTTTGAACCAAATGGTAAAATTATACATGCAAATGATAATTTTTTAAATGCTTTAGGATACAAACTTAATGAAGTTGTTGGTAATCACCATAGAATATTTTGTGATAAGACATATACAAATTCAAAAGCTTATACCAAATTTTGGAATGATTTAGCAAATGGAATATCTCAAATAGATGAATTTGAAAGATTTAAAAAAGATGGTACTTCTATTTGGATTCAAGCTTCTTATACTCCTGTAAAAAATAAAAGTGGCAAAGTAACAAGAGTTATTAAATTTGCACAAGATATTACTGATTCAAAAAAAGTGATAGATGCTGTTAAAAATTCTATTGATTTAGCAAAAACAGGAATTATGAAACAAACTATAACTGAATCAACTAAAAATGAAGGAATTGAAAATCTTAAAAATGGTATAAATGAACTATATCAAATTGTCTCTTCTAAAGTTGATGGAGATTTAAATAAAATATCTACTTCTTTAACTTCTTTTCAAAATTTAAACTTTACACATAGAATAAGTGGTGATTTAGGGGAAGTATCAATAGGATTAAATAATCTAGCAGATATTATAAATGAAATGTTAGTTGAAAATAAATCAAATGGTCTAACTTTAGATGAAAGTTCAAATATCCTTTTATCAAATGTAGATAAATTAAATATTAGTTCTAATGAAGCAGCAGCTTCTTTAGAAGAAACAGCAGCAGCACTTGAAGAAATAACATCAAATATTAGAAATACTACAAGTAATATAGCAAAAATGTCTAGTCTTTCAAATAATGTAACTACTTCAGCATCACAAGGTGAAAAGCTTGCAAGTAAAACAACTGTTGCTATGGATGAGATTAATACTCAAGTAAGCCTAATTACTGAAGCTATAAGTATAATAGATCAAATTGCATTTCAAACAAATATTTTAAGTTTAAATGCAGCAGTTGAAGCTGCAACAGCAGGAGAAGCTGGTAGAGGGTTTGCCGTTGTTGCACAGGAGGTTCGAAATTTAGCTTCTAGAAGTGCAGAAGCAGCAAAAGAGATTAAAAATATTGTTGAGACGGCTAAAAGTAAAGCAGATGAAGGGAAAGAAATAGCAAGTCATATGATAGATGGATATAAAGAGTTAAATCAAAATATTCAACAAACTATAACTCTTATTTCTGATATAGAGATGTCAAGTAAAGAGCAATTAACTGGAATTGAACAAATAAATGATGCTGTAACTCAACTAGACCAGCAAACTCAACAAAATGCACAAATAGCATCACAAGCTCATGATGTGGCACAAATAACTGATAATATAGCAAAATTAGTTGTAAATGATGCCAATACAAAAGAGTTTATTGGTAAAAATGAAGTTAAAGCAAAAAATATTAACTTAAATAAATCAAATTCGCATAATTCAAATTCAATTTATCAATCTTCTAAAAAAACTCCTATAAAAGTTGAAAGAAGTAAAACTATTACACCTAAAAATAATAATGATGAGTGGGAAAGCTTTTAA
- a CDS encoding alpha/beta fold hydrolase yields the protein MAIKNIAVFEKEFDIVYEIINPLAKKDIVFLHGWGSNKEIMKNAFCNTLSEFRHIYIDMPGFGKTSNEYILHTNDYALIIEKLLYALNSQPLAIVGHSYGGKIATLLKPKNLILLSSAGILEPKSFKVKTKIFFAKLFKKLGFFNLTKAFRSKDVEAMSENMYETFKNVVNEDFTKYFEEFENKALIFWGEEDTATSLASGEKIASLIKNSTFKSYKGDHYFFCKHSKDIAMKIENGIL from the coding sequence TTGGCAATTAAAAATATTGCAGTTTTTGAAAAAGAATTTGATATTGTTTATGAAATTATTAACCCTTTAGCAAAAAAAGATATAGTTTTTTTACACGGCTGGGGAAGTAATAAAGAGATTATGAAAAATGCTTTTTGCAATACTTTAAGTGAGTTTAGGCATATCTATATTGATATGCCAGGATTTGGTAAAACAAGCAATGAATATATTTTGCATACAAATGATTATGCTTTAATTATTGAAAAACTTCTTTATGCTTTAAATTCACAGCCTTTAGCAATAGTTGGTCATTCTTATGGTGGGAAAATTGCAACTTTACTAAAACCTAAAAATCTTATTCTTTTAAGTAGTGCAGGTATTTTAGAACCTAAAAGTTTTAAAGTAAAAACAAAAATCTTTTTTGCAAAACTTTTTAAAAAGTTAGGGTTTTTTAATTTAACTAAAGCTTTTAGAAGTAAAGATGTTGAAGCTATGAGTGAAAATATGTATGAAACTTTTAAAAATGTAGTAAATGAAGACTTTACAAAATACTTTGAAGAGTTTGAAAATAAAGCTTTGATATTTTGGGGAGAAGAGGACACAGCAACTTCTTTAGCTTCTGGAGAAAAAATAGCAAGTTTAATTAAAAACTCAACTTTTAAATCTTATAAAGGAGATCACTATTTCTTTTGTAAACACTCAAAAGATATAGCTATGAAAATAGAAAATGGAATACTTTGA
- a CDS encoding D-alanine--D-alanine ligase, which yields MKLGIVFGGVSYEHEISIVSAIAMKDVINAEFVYIFLDQNRDFYHIPTQIIKSKLFSSGEYKKCEKVSLKKSGFYTQGGFLSKEKLLDMDLVLNIMHGADGEDGVIASLFEFNNISYIGPRREACSVSFNKFLTKGYASSIGVKTIDYKYFTKNDKIEIDEYPVIIKPVRLGSSIGVTIVNNTQELEYALDVAFEFDDAIIVEPFIKGIKEYNLAGCKIAGEFNFSIIEEPQKADFLDFDKKYLDFSRTSKALKADISEELQEEIKKNFKAIYNTLFDGAIIRCDFFVKDNEVYLNEINPVPGSMANYLFSNFDEIIKNLATSLPKTRKITINYEYVNKIQASKGK from the coding sequence TTGAAGTTAGGTATTGTTTTTGGTGGAGTTTCTTATGAGCATGAAATTTCAATAGTTTCGGCTATTGCTATGAAAGATGTGATTAATGCAGAATTTGTTTATATTTTTTTAGATCAAAATAGAGACTTCTATCATATCCCAACACAAATTATAAAATCAAAACTTTTTAGTAGTGGTGAATATAAAAAATGTGAAAAGGTATCTTTAAAAAAGAGTGGATTTTATACTCAAGGTGGATTTTTATCTAAAGAAAAATTATTAGATATGGATTTGGTTTTAAATATAATGCACGGTGCAGATGGTGAAGATGGAGTTATAGCTTCACTATTTGAGTTTAATAATATCTCTTATATAGGGCCTAGAAGAGAAGCATGTAGTGTAAGCTTTAATAAGTTTCTTACAAAAGGTTATGCTTCAAGTATAGGTGTAAAAACTATTGATTATAAATATTTTACAAAAAATGATAAAATAGAAATTGATGAATATCCAGTTATTATAAAACCTGTAAGACTTGGAAGTTCTATTGGTGTAACTATTGTAAATAATACTCAAGAGTTAGAGTATGCTTTAGATGTAGCTTTTGAGTTTGATGATGCTATTATTGTTGAACCTTTTATAAAAGGTATAAAAGAGTATAACTTAGCTGGTTGTAAAATAGCAGGTGAATTTAACTTTTCAATTATTGAAGAACCTCAAAAAGCTGATTTTCTAGATTTTGATAAAAAATATTTAGATTTTTCTAGAACAAGTAAAGCTTTAAAAGCTGATATTAGTGAAGAGTTACAAGAAGAAATAAAAAAGAATTTTAAAGCCATTTATAATACTTTATTTGATGGGGCAATAATTAGATGTGATTTCTTTGTAAAAGATAATGAAGTATATTTAAATGAAATAAATCCTGTTCCAGGAAGTATGGCAAACTATTTATTCTCAAATTTTGATGAGATAATTAAAAATTTAGCTACTTCTTTACCTAAAACTAGAAAGATAACTATAAACTACGAATATGTAAATAAAATTCAAGCAAGCAAAGGTAAATAA
- a CDS encoding thiamine-phosphate kinase, with protein MNKEDFFIEQFSKQTKFIGDDGAVIKDLVYSSDAFFENVHFKKEWMSLKQIAAKAMLVNISDAIAMNARPLYALLTVAIPKDYTQSDLRKLANGFKKVAKEYNIQIIGGDTISNEKLDISITIISKTNNPIYRSGARIGDLVCYTGDLGTCKKDLKKLFKGKKISSKSKFIKPKLKAEFFYEISKYINASLDISDGLFFELQRVSKASKVGFKFFEKIDENIGTSGEEYELLFTFPKKHLEKIMSAAKKHKVPLNIFAKTIKGSFETTFKNHHF; from the coding sequence ATGAATAAAGAAGACTTTTTTATAGAACAATTTTCCAAACAAACTAAATTTATTGGTGATGATGGAGCAGTTATAAAAGACTTAGTTTACTCAAGTGATGCGTTTTTTGAAAATGTACACTTTAAAAAAGAGTGGATGAGCTTAAAACAAATTGCTGCAAAAGCTATGCTTGTAAATATCTCAGATGCAATTGCTATGAATGCAAGACCCCTTTATGCTCTTTTAACTGTTGCTATCCCTAAAGACTATACTCAAAGTGATTTAAGAAAATTAGCTAATGGCTTTAAAAAAGTAGCCAAAGAGTATAATATTCAAATCATAGGTGGAGATACAATATCAAATGAAAAATTAGATATTTCTATTACAATTATTTCAAAAACAAATAATCCAATATATAGAAGTGGGGCAAGAATAGGGGATTTAGTTTGTTATACTGGAGATTTGGGAACTTGTAAAAAGGATTTAAAAAAACTTTTTAAAGGTAAAAAAATTTCTTCAAAATCAAAATTTATAAAACCAAAACTAAAAGCAGAGTTTTTTTATGAAATTTCAAAATATATAAATGCTTCTTTAGATATATCTGATGGATTATTTTTTGAATTACAAAGGGTTTCAAAAGCAAGTAAAGTTGGTTTTAAATTTTTTGAAAAAATAGATGAAAATATTGGAACTTCAGGAGAAGAGTATGAGTTACTATTTACTTTTCCCAAAAAGCATTTAGAAAAGATTATGAGTGCTGCTAAAAAGCACAAAGTACCTTTAAATATATTTGCAAAAACTATAAAAGGTAGTTTTGAAACTACTTTTAAAAATCACCATTTTTAA
- a CDS encoding methyl-accepting chemotaxis protein: MLEIITRKISNKIIFSLLILMTLSSLTIVFFTTKSVKADSIATTKENLDMLNTAMFQSLRNAMNTGDPVQIQKAEEEAREIKGVKELVVAKSQPLIEMYNPGEKFTTDEDILKSFKNKKSQILEVKTDSGHDLRMIKPMIATQECLMCHANQQEGDVIGVMDLTFSLDEADSRIYDLVVEILIISTILGWVTIGLVLILVKKATNPINKLKEGFENLLTSNDTNIKLEVQSKDEIGEVAVLFNSYMDKVREGLKKDELVIEEANDVLEKTGNGFFVYKVNATASNPYVEDLKNKLNMMILSTKATLDKINETLRNYSESKFDYKIDDKGIYGDLGSLAAGIKLVGNNTSEILAMIMNTGDELSKNTHLLSKASDNLSSSSNQQAASLEETAAALEQITANIKGNTEATVKMASLAQNVTNSAKKGMQLANTTATAMEEINQKVSAINEAIEVIDQIAFQTNILSLNAAVEAATAGEAGKGFAVVAQEVRNLANRSAEAAKEIKDLVEDATTKTNEGKSISDNMIDGYKELNEQISNTIEMIDSVATASKEQERGIIQINDAVTNLDQATQKNASVADDISKMSAQIAHMSDSLVTAASRASFLQEAREGVANVDLVYDTAKLKVEILRLKDNVYSKLGTYQKWKVAEDKSMNEWITNYSSSNTLADTAILENLKVLNSNLNTKLQKLVEANSNKEDNKALNDRAKEVEVESLKIFTELNNLKKVACKKLK; encoded by the coding sequence ATGCTCGAAATAATAACAAGAAAGATAAGTAATAAAATAATCTTTTCACTACTTATTTTAATGACATTAAGTAGTTTAACTATTGTTTTTTTTACTACTAAAAGTGTAAAAGCTGATTCAATAGCAACAACAAAAGAAAACTTAGATATGTTAAATACGGCTATGTTTCAAAGCTTAAGAAATGCTATGAATACAGGTGATCCTGTACAAATTCAAAAAGCTGAAGAAGAAGCAAGAGAAATAAAAGGTGTAAAAGAACTTGTTGTTGCAAAGAGCCAACCTCTTATTGAAATGTATAATCCTGGAGAAAAATTTACTACTGATGAAGATATTTTAAAATCATTTAAAAATAAAAAATCTCAAATCTTAGAAGTAAAAACAGATTCTGGTCATGATTTAAGAATGATTAAACCAATGATTGCTACACAAGAGTGTTTAATGTGCCATGCTAATCAGCAAGAAGGTGATGTTATTGGGGTTATGGATTTAACATTTTCTTTAGATGAAGCTGATAGTAGAATTTATGATTTAGTTGTTGAAATATTAATTATTTCTACAATACTTGGATGGGTTACTATTGGTCTTGTTTTAATTTTAGTAAAAAAAGCAACAAATCCTATTAATAAGTTAAAAGAAGGATTTGAAAACCTACTTACTTCAAATGATACAAATATAAAATTAGAAGTTCAATCAAAAGATGAAATAGGAGAAGTTGCAGTCTTATTTAATTCATATATGGATAAAGTAAGAGAAGGCTTAAAAAAAGACGAACTTGTTATTGAAGAAGCAAATGATGTATTGGAAAAAACTGGAAATGGTTTTTTTGTTTATAAAGTAAATGCAACAGCATCTAACCCTTATGTGGAAGATTTAAAAAATAAATTAAATATGATGATATTAAGTACAAAAGCCACTTTAGATAAAATCAATGAAACTTTAAGAAATTATTCTGAATCAAAATTTGATTATAAAATTGATGATAAAGGTATATATGGAGACTTAGGTTCTTTGGCTGCTGGAATTAAACTTGTAGGAAATAATACTTCTGAAATTTTAGCAATGATTATGAATACGGGTGATGAATTAAGTAAAAATACTCATTTATTATCAAAAGCATCTGATAATTTATCTAGTTCTTCAAATCAACAAGCAGCTTCTTTAGAAGAAACAGCTGCAGCATTAGAGCAAATTACAGCTAATATTAAAGGAAATACAGAAGCAACTGTAAAAATGGCCTCTTTAGCTCAAAATGTTACAAATTCAGCTAAAAAAGGTATGCAGTTAGCAAATACAACGGCAACTGCAATGGAAGAGATAAACCAAAAAGTAAGTGCAATTAATGAAGCTATTGAAGTAATTGATCAAATTGCATTTCAAACAAATATTCTTTCATTAAATGCAGCAGTTGAAGCAGCAACTGCCGGTGAAGCAGGAAAAGGATTTGCTGTTGTTGCACAAGAAGTAAGGAACTTAGCAAATAGAAGTGCTGAAGCTGCTAAAGAGATAAAAGATTTAGTGGAAGATGCTACAACAAAGACAAATGAAGGTAAATCAATCTCTGATAATATGATTGATGGATATAAAGAACTAAATGAGCAAATCTCTAATACAATTGAGATGATTGATAGTGTTGCAACTGCATCTAAAGAACAAGAAAGAGGAATTATTCAAATTAATGATGCAGTTACAAACTTAGACCAAGCAACTCAAAAAAATGCATCAGTTGCAGATGATATTTCTAAAATGTCAGCTCAAATTGCACATATGTCTGACTCACTAGTAACTGCAGCATCAAGAGCAAGTTTCTTACAAGAAGCAAGAGAAGGTGTTGCAAATGTAGATTTAGTATATGATACTGCTAAATTAAAAGTTGAAATTTTAAGACTAAAAGATAATGTATATTCTAAACTAGGTACTTACCAAAAATGGAAAGTAGCTGAAGATAAATCTATGAATGAATGGATAACAAACTACTCATCATCAAATACATTAGCAGATACTGCTATTTTAGAGAATTTAAAAGTATTAAATTCAAATTTAAATACTAAACTTCAAAAATTAGTTGAAGCAAATAGTAATAAAGAAGATAATAAAGCTTTAAATGATAGAGCAAAAGAAGTAGAAGTAGAATCTCTTAAAATATTTACAGAATTAAATAATCTAAAAAAAGTAGCTTGTAAAAAACTAAAATAA
- a CDS encoding MATE family efflux transporter: MNVTKNKILSVFFQYSIPSVLGMLAISSANIVDGFFIGNYVGDFGLAAINISLPIFSFLFGFAFMLAIGSSVVAGKLIGEGEIKKASIIFTKTMICVTIFSFIICSVLFLNIETILHFFGADEYLTNVAIQYLSIMLFFIPFLMIGIVLDYFVRIDNRPNLAFIALLSSALINFILDWFMIVYLQKGIFGAALATGISQLTLLIILLPHFFSKKATLRFVKPIGSYIQIAKACYNGASEFVNEISIGIMTLIFNYVMIKNFGVEGIAAFTVINYLLFIGIMISFGISDSLQPIISKNFGAKQSKRIEEFLKLAFISTSLVGLIMISLIIFIPDKLANIFLEDTNHKTKQLVLNFATFIWIVFLFDGINLVISAYFTAIHKPLQSMIIALSRSFIFPVFFIFTLPFLFDLDGIFIAIPMAEFITFIIAVILYRKFNPRKIT; this comes from the coding sequence ATGAATGTAACAAAAAATAAAATATTATCAGTCTTTTTTCAATACTCAATACCATCTGTATTAGGTATGTTAGCAATTTCATCAGCAAATATAGTTGATGGATTTTTTATAGGAAATTATGTAGGAGATTTTGGACTTGCAGCAATAAATATAAGCTTACCTATTTTCTCTTTTTTATTTGGATTTGCTTTTATGTTAGCAATTGGTAGTAGTGTTGTAGCTGGAAAACTAATAGGTGAAGGAGAAATTAAAAAAGCCTCTATTATTTTTACTAAAACGATGATTTGTGTAACTATTTTTAGTTTTATAATTTGCAGTGTTTTATTTTTAAATATTGAGACTATTTTACATTTTTTTGGGGCAGATGAATACTTAACAAATGTTGCCATACAGTATTTATCTATTATGTTATTTTTTATTCCTTTTTTAATGATTGGAATAGTTTTAGATTATTTTGTAAGAATTGATAATAGACCAAATCTTGCTTTTATAGCTTTACTTTCTAGTGCTCTAATAAATTTTATATTAGATTGGTTTATGATTGTATATTTACAAAAAGGTATTTTTGGAGCAGCTCTAGCTACAGGTATTTCTCAACTTACTTTGTTGATTATTCTTTTACCTCATTTTTTTTCAAAAAAAGCAACTCTTAGATTTGTAAAACCTATAGGAAGTTATATTCAAATTGCAAAAGCTTGTTATAATGGTGCTTCAGAGTTTGTAAATGAAATTTCAATAGGAATAATGACTTTAATTTTTAACTATGTTATGATAAAGAATTTTGGTGTAGAAGGAATTGCAGCATTTACAGTTATAAATTATCTTTTATTTATTGGAATAATGATAAGTTTTGGAATAAGTGACTCTTTACAACCAATTATTAGTAAAAACTTTGGTGCAAAACAGAGTAAAAGAATAGAAGAGTTTTTAAAATTAGCTTTTATTTCTACAAGTTTAGTTGGTCTTATAATGATAAGCTTAATTATATTTATTCCAGATAAACTTGCAAATATTTTTTTAGAAGATACTAATCATAAAACAAAACAATTAGTTTTAAATTTTGCTACATTTATATGGATAGTTTTTCTTTTTGATGGTATTAATCTTGTGATTTCTGCTTATTTTACTGCAATTCATAAGCCTTTACAATCAATGATTATTGCGTTATCAAGAAGTTTTATTTTTCCTGTATTTTTTATATTTACATTACCATTTTTATTTGATTTAGATGGTATTTTTATAGCAATACCAATGGCTGAATTTATTACTTTTATAATCGCAGTAATTTTATATAGAAAATTTAACCCTAGAAAAATCACTTAA